A window from Megalobrama amblycephala isolate DHTTF-2021 linkage group LG9, ASM1881202v1, whole genome shotgun sequence encodes these proteins:
- the atxn1a gene encoding ataxin-1a has product MKSNQERSNECLPPKKREIPASTLPSEDRPMVMAPASESQRGGNLAWLASLASGHDRGRLHISTSAESDGPQYKPLSATAESAPSSSTHSTRAPPAVTTIPAVYTSPHGTIQYTPLPPNLHFISSPYSAPYAGYISPLVSHSAATTTTQRDVYASTSISPASKIDQHHHLGRSGLVTTDNTSSAHSTQYVQIAGSPLSVSPRTAQSPHAHLPLHLHPHHTLPLSGPSQVLVQYGDGLLPKREETRPREVLNGELEKNRRFGPSPESSAGKQGSTAKGGSSSHQHQIHQQQSPHHYEARHVVLPAEYAQDSAALRTSLVLVPNSHSSSVADPGGTPDKLPPPTSHTEKGGICAGKPVSRSSSSSASLPFPPPPPPVDNLKGAVTTLSPHAVIQTTHNTTESLSLGLPSTNFYPTQQPIIGYIAGTGHQQPLSYHTSLPQHLVIPGTQPVIIPVSGTEATATSTTTPLSAALPHAFVTSTAPKMENFEPPAPYPHPAAAVVQAQLHLPVVPAPASLLTTPPPPSAPSLPPYFTKGSIIQLADGELKRVEDLKTEDFIQSAEISNELKIDSSTVERIDSSHTPNFAIIQFAVGEHRSQVSVEVLVEYPFFVFGQGWSSCCPERTSQLLELPCTKLSVGDVCISLTLKNLRNGSIKKSQGQVLDAPTLGPPLKSPKTLSSGTRGGVRHTEQENGLGQCVDQGGGGGQGNRENGELRFGERDICKAPPLTESESSGKPTGRKRRWSAPEGRKVENPEGEPPLTFPKPSFIPQEVKISIEGRSNIGK; this is encoded by the exons ATGAAGTCAAACCAGGAGCGGAGCAATGAATGCCTGCCCCCCAAAAAGCGTGAAATCCCAGCAAGCACTCTGCCCTCAGAGGATAGGCCCATGGTGATGGCGCCTGCAAGTGAGAGCCAGCGTGGGGGGAACCTGGCCTGGCTTGCCAGTCTGGCAAGCGGGCATGACAGAGGGCGGCTGCACATCAGCACCTCCGCAGAATCCGATGGGCCTCAATACAAACCGTTGTCGGCCACGGCTGAGAGCGCACCTTCCTCATCCACTCACTCAACCAGAGCTCCACCTGCAGTGACCACAATACCTGCAGTGTACACGTCACCCCACGGCACCATCCAATACACACCCCTGCCTCCCAATCTACATTTCATCAGCTCTCCGTACTCTGCACCATATGCTGGCTACATCTCCCCCCTAGTTTCCCATTCGGCTGCCACCACTACCACACAACGTGATGTTTATGCCAGCACCTCCATTTCTCCAGCATCCAAAATTGACCAGCACCACCATTTGGGCCGTTCAGGCCTGGTCACAACTGACAACACCTCTTCAGCCCACTCCACCCAATATGTCCAAATTGCTGGTTCTCCTCTAAGCGTATCCCCTAGGACTGCACAATCACCCCATGCTCACTTGCCTCTACACCTACACCCTCACCACACGCTCCCCCTCAGTGGCCCCTCACAGGTCTTAGTTCAGTACGGAGATGGACTTTTACCCAAGAGGGAGGAGACGAGGCCCAGGGAGGTGCTGAATGGAGAGCTGGAAAAGAACAGACGCTTTGGTCCATCTCCCGAGTCCAGTGCAGGGAAGCAGGGCAGCACTGCCAAAGGAGGTTCCTCCTCCCATCAGCACCAGATTCACCAGCAGCAGAGCCCACATCACTATGAGGCTCGGCATGTGGTGCTACCTGCTGAATATGCGCAGGACAGTGCAGCCTTGCGGACCTCGTTGGTGCTGGTTCCAAACAGTCATAGCTCCAGTGTTGCTGATCCCGGAGGTACACCGGACAAGCTGCCTCCCCCAACATCCCACACTGAAAAAGGCGGGATTTGTGCAGGCAAACCTGTGTCCCGCAGTTCCTCCTCCTCTGCCTCCCTTCCATTTCCTCCTCCCCCTCCACCTGTGGACAATCTGAAGGGAGCAGTTACCACACTGTCTCCCCATGCTGTTATCCAGACCACGCATAACACCACAGAGTCACTCTCCCTGGGCCTCCCCTCCACCAATTTCTACCCCACCCAGCAGCCCATCATTGGTTACATTGCCGGCACAGGGCACCAGCAACCTCTCAGCTACCACACCAGCCTACCCCAGCACCTGGTCATCCCTGGAACTCAGCCGGTCATCATCCCAGTAAGTGGAACGGAAGCTACTGCTACATCGACCACAACGCCCTTGTCTGCGGCACTGCCCCATGCCTTTGTCACCTCAACGGCCCCCAAAATGGAGAATTTTGAACCTCCGGCCCCATACCCCCACCCTGCCGCAGCTGTGGTTCAAGCCCAGTTGCATCTGCCCGTGGTTCCGGCCCCTGCCAGCCTGCTGACGACTCCACCACCACCCTCAGCCCCTTCACTGCCCCCTTACTTCACAAAGGGCTCCATCATCCAGTTGGCAGATGGGGAACTGAAACGGGTGGAGGACCTGAAGACGGAGGATTTCATTCAGAGTGCTGAGATCAGCAATGAGCTGAAGATTGACTCCAGCACTGTAGAGCGCATCGACAGCAGTCATACACCTAACTTCGCAATTATACAGTTTGCTGTAGGAGAGCATCGCTCACAG GTCAGCGTGGAGGTTCTAGTAGAGTATCCTTTCTTTGTGTTCGGCCAGGGCTGGTCATCCTGTTGTCCGGAACGGACTAGCCAGCTGCTCGAGTTGCCATGCACCAAGCTTTCAGTGGGTGACGTCTGCATCTCCCTCACTCTGAAAAACCTGAGGAACGGCTCTATTAAGAAGAGCCAGGGGCAAGTCTTGGATGCGCCGACCCTCGGTCCACCCCTTAAATCACCCAAAACACTCTCAAGCGGCACGCGTGGAGGTGTTCGGCACACAGAACAGGAAAATGGACTTGGGCAGTGTGTAGATCAGGGAGGTGGAGGCGGTCAAGGCAATAGAGAGAATGGAGAACTGAGGTTTGGCGAAAGAGACATCTGCAAAGCACCACCGCTCACTGAATCAGAGTCCAGCGGTAAACCCACAGGCCGTAAAAGGAGGTGGTCGGCCCCTGAGGGCCGCAAAGTAGAAAATCCTGAAGGAGAGCCCCCTTTAACGTTCCCCAAGCCTTCCTTCATTCCTCAGGAGGTTAAAATCAGTATCGAAGGCAGATCAAATATTGGCAAGTGA